caatatatCTCGCATATTCACAATTAAAAGAACTCGGCTGCCTTTTTCCGGTTGGGCACTTTAATCTTCAACAAATCGTCCGTGGACACCTCTTTCTCTCCCGATTTTCTGATGCCCAAATACAGTTTCGGCGTTTCCACACGTTTCGGAGTAACCAATCTCTTAGGGGTGGGAGTTTTCGCGAGCACCCCTACGTTTCTAAGGGGACTGGGGAAGGCTCCTGAGTTCAGTACCCCAGAGGTTGAGAGTTTCAGATGTGAAGATGCCAGTTTTCTAGCCGCTGGTGACATTGTTGCCAGTCGGTCTGTTGTGGATGTATAGGGACGTGGGGAGGGCCTAAAAGAGGAGAAGTTTAGGTGATTTTTGGGTGCAGGTAATGAAATTTACGTAGTGAATTGTCTTCTCTGAGCGTCAACTGCGCGTTTCTTCTGGTCTCTGTTATTCTCTCCTACCTTTTCTGCTAATGCCAATGCAATTTGTTCTCTGCGTGGTGGTTCGGCCATTTTGAATGAAGGGCCTTGAGATCTAATATAAAACCCTCATTTGAAACTTAATCAAATTGGAGCAAAATAAGTCaggaaattaaacaaaagagaattgcaaaaataaattaaagggATAAATACTGGACTTGACATAagtaaacattaattttttaactcacCTTGGTATAGGAGTGTCACTTCCATCTAGCCTAAAAGGAGTACCATCGATTTCACCCCATGTCATTAAAGGACTGCCCAATATACTGGGAGAAGGTGAGGGAGTTCTCACCAATTTAAACCCTCCAATTTTAGGGGTTTCTGGCTTTAGCAGCTCTTTACCATCCATCCCAATCTTACCATCTAATACTTTCGACTGTGTTTTAGCCAGCTCATTTATGGCCTCTTTACTCCGAATCTCATTGAAAGGGTTTATGCTCAACCTAGTGTTATCATGCACAATTACATGTTTATtctccaaaattttcatttcttgttCCAGAGTTAACTTCACTCCTTCAGGATTATACATCAACACATTCTTGTTTTTATACCCCCAagtatcaaaattaaaaggtTTCTCTGGAAGAGCAGCTT
The DNA window shown above is from Euwallacea similis isolate ESF13 chromosome 2, ESF131.1, whole genome shotgun sequence and carries:
- the Es2 gene encoding splicing factor ESS-2 homolog translates to MSDLVENTPGRWAIQVMENVHKDLLFKKPTQIPRKRRKMKVLDEDTYVEQIGKIIQRDFFPDLEKIKAQNEYLEAMERNDTIRLRELYMKYSGKRPAMQRMPSPATFETPANIHNTQETEPPSDDLNNVPLTELKTKTSELTLDQYLNSHTSQDNESFEEILDANEQRHREKYKYLYAVEESSDDAKERMLALPPIEQQAALPEKPFNFDTWGYKNKNVLMYNPEGVKLTLEQEMKILENKHVIVHDNTRLSINPFNEIRSKEAINELAKTQSKVLDGKIGMDGKELLKPETPKIGGFKLVRTPSPSPSILGSPLMTWGEIDGTPFRLDGSDTPIPRSQGPSFKMAEPPRREQIALALAEKVGENNRDQKKRAVDAQRRQFTTPSPRPYTSTTDRLATMSPAARKLASSHLKLSTSGVLNSGAFPSPLRNVGVLAKTPTPKRLVTPKRVETPKLYLGIRKSGEKEVSTDDLLKIKVPNRKKAAEFF